In a genomic window of Trichoderma atroviride chromosome 4, complete sequence:
- a CDS encoding uncharacterized protein (EggNog:ENOG41), with translation MTVNDKPVLIIGAGVVGLTLAHGLKKANIPFEIYERDENIDARGQGWAITLHWVLQYLGEIIDQDTFAGLDDVQVDPETGRNDTGNFIFINLKTKEPKFYIPPNARRRVNREKLRRLLLKNVAENVHWDKQLTDVQVSDNGVKAAFADGSAAEGKMLIGAEGSNSQTRKYLVPEDYQNYLLPVKLVGVSVDLTPAQIKPLRQIDPLLFQGCHPETGVFIYVSVLETPEVNGSAGTADEHYRVQIMTSWLAKDHDEHIPESNSERIAMIKRLATGFHPDLYSIVQAIPETSPTLHLVLQDWPCRDWDNHDGRVTLAGDAAHAMVMYRGEAGNHGILDAWHLLRQIKAVYAGDKTRAEAMDAYEREMKERAMPAVLLSRQACLDAHDFHGLNENSAVLKKRAINAART, from the exons ATGACGGTCAACGATAAGCCCGTGCTGATCATTGGCGCCGGAGTCGTGGGCTTGACGTTGGCACACGGGCTCAAAAAG GCAAATATTCCTTTCGAAATCTACGAGCGAGACGAGAACATCGATGCCCGAGGACAGGGCTGGGCCATCACTCTGCATTGGGTGCTGCAGTACCTCGGCGAGATTATCGATCAAGACACATTCGCCGGCTTGGATGACGTCCAAGTCGATCCAGAGACTGGCCGTAACGACACGGGcaacttcatcttcatcaacctcaaaacaaaagagcCCAAGTTCTACATCCCTCCCAACGCGCGTCGCCGTGTGAATCGCGAGAAGCTGCGCCGGCTTCTACTCAAGAATGTCGCGGAAAACGTCCACTGGGACAAGCAGCTGACAGACGTCCAAGTCTCGGACAACGGCGTCAAGGCCGCTTTCGCAGATGGAAGCGCGGCCGAGGGGAAAATGCTCATTGGCGCCGAAGGCAGCAATTCACAGACAAGGAAATATCTTGTGCCAGAAGACTACCAGAACTACTTGCTACCCGTCAAGTTGGTTGGCGTCTCTGTCGATTTGACACCCGCGCAGATCAAGCCACTGCGACAGATTGATCCGCTGCtcttccaaggctgccatcCAGAAACTGGCGTCTTTATCTATGTCTCAGTTCTAGAGACGCCAGAGGTGAACGGCAGTGCTGGAACCGCTGACGAACACTACCGCGTGCAAATCATGACCTCATGGCTCGCCAAAGATCACGACGAGCACATCCCCGAGTCAAACTCGGAGCGCATCGCCATGATTAAGCGCCTGGCTACCGGCTTCCACCCGGACTTGTACAGCATTGTACAGGCCATCCCCGAGACTTCGCCCACCCTACACCTCGTCTTGCAAGACTGGCCCTGCCGGGACTGGGACAATCATGACGGCCGAGTGACTCTGGCTGGCGACGCCGCGCACGCCATGGTCATGTACCGTGGCGAGGCGGGCAACCACGGCATTCTCGACGCTTGGCATTTGCTTCGCCAGATCAAGGCAGTGTACGCCGGTGACAAGACTCGGGCTGAGGCCATGGACGCGTATGAGagggagatgaaggagaggGCCATGCCGGCTGTTCTGCTGAGCCGGCAGGCGTGCTTGGATGCGCATGACTTTCACGGCTTGAATGAGAATTCGGCGGTTCTCAAGAAGAGGGCAATTAACGCGGCTAGAACATGA
- a CDS encoding uncharacterized protein (EggNog:ENOG41), whose protein sequence is MKEKNEVIQEFKELVNMTAKELKDWLKGDQSEGAGWPKEDGGGESVGHDSGRQIVEILEANSEKDPERYTDDHITHMRKVVGYIKRHLAQEEKANNKKPVEEVKKTKSYASLKNWGHDTIKKREANGGGAEADAEGEEQEQEEGKEDEDEEEREKAGEKRKAPDDQSGTSKKRETEDGAAAVDNDEKEKDDQAEEDEEDSKKGGHPNGKGGGNGKETKGPEKGDTVSWNWGQGQPEGKVKEVNPGETTIETKKGTQVSRKGDEDDPAVVLDTGKSEAVKLNHELNETED, encoded by the exons atgaaggaaaagaacgAGGTCATCCAGGAGTTCAAGGAACTCGTCAACATGACGGCCAAGGAATTGAAGGACTGGCTAAAGGGCGACCAGTCTGAAGGCGCAGGATGGCCTAAAGAGGATGGGGGCGGAGAATCTGTTGGCCACGACAGCGGTCGACAGATTGTTGAGATTCTAGAGGCCAACTCGGAAAAGGATCCGGAAAGGTACACGGACGATCACATCACCCACATGAGAAAGGTCGTaggctacat CAAACGGCACTTGgctcaagaagaaaaggcaaataataaaaagcccGTTGAGGAGGTCAAAAAGACCAAATCTTATGCATCGCTCAAGAACTGGGGCCATGATACCATCAAGAAGCGGGAGGCAAACGGAGGCGGCGCTGAAGCAGATGCCGAAGGcgaagagcaagagcaagaggaagggaaggaagacgaagacgaagaggaaagggaaaaggcaGGAGAAAAACGAAAAGCGCCAGATGACCAGTCTGGCACaagcaagaagagagaaacagaGGATGGCGCAGCGGCAGTAGACAAtgatgaaaaggaaaaggacgatcaggctgaagaagatgaggaagactCAAAGAAAGGAGGCCATCCGAAtggcaaaggaggaggaaacggaaaagaaacaaaaggtcCTGAAAAGGGAGATACAGTGAGCTGGAACTGGGGCCAAGGACAGCCTGAAGGGAAGGTCAAGGAGGTCAATCCTGGAGA GACGACTATTGAGACGAAGAAAGGAACCCAAGTATCGCGAaagggagatgaagatgatccTGCCGTCGTCCTTGATACGGGAAAGTCGGAGGCGGTCAAGTTGAATCACGAACTCAACGAGACTGAGGATTAA
- a CDS encoding uncharacterized protein (EggNog:ENOG41), whose amino-acid sequence MIEPSIRLRRAIHAGDALLVKRILKSHPSLLHNPDTSPVGLSNSNMHLAASLGHKQVCKVLLEAGHEDPCPALNENHQTALMLASGAGHTEVVHLLCENDTGCILRRDVRGRDAVMEASVGGHDTILQLLLTYVPGGPYEAVQRADAEGNTALHYASGNGNLLGLRTLLAAGADVERRNIWNWTPAAYSATVQAEVYLKGLVSEVGKLQQQQQKRKKEVEVATKKMAVGTVRIVRQDSIDGDRLYDL is encoded by the exons at GATCGAGCCTTCGATTCGACTGCGACGCGCAATCCACGCGGGCGATGCGCTGCTCGTGAAGCGCATCCTCAAATCCCACCCTTCGCTCCTCCACAACCCCGACACCTCTCCGGTTGGCCTCTCCAACTCCAACATGCACCTTGCCGCCTCGCTCGGCCACAAGCAAGTCTGCAAGGTGCTCCTCGAAGCCGGACACGAAGATCCATGCCCCGCCCTAAACGAGAACCACCAGACGGCCCTCATGCTTGCCTCTGGTGCTGGCCACACAGAAGTCGTCCACTTGCTGTGTGAGAACGACACGGGTTGTATTCTACGAAGAGACGTTCGCGGCCGAGATGCCGTCATGGAGGCCAGCGTGGGCGGCCACGACACTATACTACAGCTGCTGTTGACATATGTCCCTGGAGGACCCTACGAGGCGGTGCAAAGAGCCGATGCAGAGGGAAACACGGCTCTCCACTATGCaagcggcaatggcaacttGCTGGGCTTGCGGACTTTGCTCGCGGCCGGTGCAGACGTCGAAAGGCGCAACATTTGGAACTGGACGCCGGCCGCGTATAGCGCCACTGTGCAGGCCGAAGTGTACCTCAAGGGCTTGGTCTCAGAGGTTGGAAAGcttcagcaacagcagcagaagcgcaagaaggAGGTCGAGGTAGCGaccaagaagatggctgtTGGCACGGTGAGGATAGTTCGACAGGATAGCATTGATGGCGACCGACTTTATGACCTTTGA